From a region of the Prevotella melaninogenica genome:
- a CDS encoding DUF6850 family outer membrane beta-barrel protein, translated as MKYRFMTLILAGVTLSASLNAQEQAKDSLLHRDFSFVANSDAWLRSDNAAALTRFKTKNISLAEVYVQYGKGGFVNYDASPRTVQAGANVSSFYRLTDKIVLSGSMRYDNFSGRNMTGSAFIQTQRLPFDIVEDSLNNAGTKHRDTYNLMGALSWEIYKGLAIGTKVDFTAANVAKYKDLRHKTKLMDLALTTGVYIPLQPFSLGLDYTYRRNTQSVIFSTYASNAQEFTSYINYGPWIGKTEPFSSSGFTDSNREQPMLNEYHGLGLQLGWEILPHLSWFNHLDMAYRKGYYGRKSPYTIVHTNHHSHIYDYQTRLTLNLDKQIHHLDFSFSSENLVNEMNAYRSNKNEQGAYFYQYIDPVKSANKAWNDVHLGYTGYYGVTNELPLWTVEAGANIAQRKQTGYSYPYFRRQDIRTMEAYTSLTRNLLFRKGVLSLKAGFDYKKGKGDAFEDGTLAKLSDKQNGFPTMDVLMYREYKYLTDPQYSLLLGLKYAFVLPGTKMKTYTAFDFTHRHTNDGNAYLIGRNYSTGRLTIGCTF; from the coding sequence ATGAAATATAGGTTCATGACACTTATACTGGCAGGGGTAACCCTCTCTGCCAGCCTCAACGCACAGGAGCAGGCTAAGGATAGTCTGCTCCATCGTGATTTTAGCTTCGTTGCCAATAGCGATGCATGGCTGAGAAGTGACAATGCTGCAGCTTTGACACGATTTAAGACAAAGAACATTTCTTTGGCTGAAGTCTATGTGCAGTATGGCAAGGGAGGCTTTGTCAACTATGATGCGTCGCCACGTACCGTGCAGGCGGGTGCTAACGTGTCTTCATTCTATCGACTAACAGACAAGATTGTCTTGTCGGGAAGTATGCGTTATGACAACTTCTCTGGGCGTAATATGACTGGTTCGGCGTTCATACAAACCCAACGTCTACCGTTCGATATTGTCGAAGACTCGCTAAATAATGCTGGCACAAAGCATCGTGACACCTATAATCTTATGGGGGCATTGTCTTGGGAGATATATAAAGGACTTGCCATTGGTACAAAGGTGGACTTCACTGCGGCAAACGTTGCTAAATATAAGGATTTAAGACATAAGACAAAGCTTATGGATTTAGCCCTCACCACAGGCGTCTATATACCATTACAGCCTTTTAGTCTTGGTCTTGACTATACTTACCGACGGAATACACAGAGCGTAATCTTTAGTACCTACGCCTCAAATGCACAGGAGTTTACGTCTTATATCAACTATGGTCCGTGGATTGGTAAGACCGAACCCTTCAGTAGTTCGGGCTTTACTGACAGCAATAGGGAGCAACCTATGCTCAATGAATATCATGGTTTAGGTCTACAACTTGGCTGGGAAATCCTACCACATCTCTCATGGTTTAACCACTTGGATATGGCTTATCGCAAGGGTTATTATGGTAGGAAGTCACCCTATACAATTGTTCACACCAATCATCATAGCCATATTTATGACTACCAGACACGCCTAACTTTGAATCTTGACAAGCAGATACATCATCTTGACTTTAGTTTCTCAAGCGAAAACCTTGTCAACGAGATGAATGCTTATCGTTCTAACAAGAATGAACAGGGAGCATACTTCTACCAGTATATTGACCCTGTGAAGAGTGCTAACAAGGCTTGGAACGATGTGCATCTTGGCTATACAGGCTATTATGGAGTGACAAACGAGTTACCTCTCTGGACGGTAGAAGCAGGTGCGAACATTGCACAACGTAAGCAGACAGGCTACAGCTATCCTTACTTCCGACGTCAGGATATCCGCACGATGGAGGCTTATACAAGCCTTACACGTAACCTCCTTTTCCGCAAGGGGGTATTGTCATTAAAGGCGGGCTTTGACTATAAGAAGGGAAAGGGCGATGCTTTCGAGGATGGAACATTAGCTAAACTTTCTGACAAGCAGAACGGTTTTCCTACGATGGACGTTCTAATGTATCGTGAGTATAAGTATCTTACAGACCCACAATACTCCCTCCTGCTCGGACTTAAATATGCCTTTGTACTCCCAGGCACCAAGATGAAGACCTACACTGCCTTCGACTTCACCCATCGGCATACCAACGACGGCAATGCTTATCTCATAGGTAGGAACTATTCAACGGGCAGACTGACCATTGGTTGCACCTTCTAA
- a CDS encoding TonB-dependent receptor, translating into MKKEILTLFMSGCSVILAAQTTGTVVDENKQPLPAATVSLFRESENKMISGVVTDMNGGFELNTHEGESYRIRISFVGYSTQEIKCQNISKHLSVGTIVLEPESKQLNDVTVTANNVIQKVDRQIIIPNLLQQKTSSNGLSLLQHLQLSRISVKTLDSKVTTTMGDAVELRINGVKAEIQEVKALLPADVLKIEYHDNPGLRYGNVAAVIDIILKEKKNGGSISGELMNTINPLGIGDYQLSGNYHVGKSNFKTSINWNRRDINWLRENMEAFNATTPCINNYEIGQKTKARYDNINLSIGYDYIHRGNILSVTFRDLYNNTPHAVFDRNSKLIQNSNTFDIMDRTKSRSNNPSLDIYYQHEFTKDKHLFFDLIGTYINTKNDRLYRQSQGNSVQEISSHVDGNKYSAIAEVIYEQTIKDSRLSFGLRHQQMYTKNAYDGNTSSSVKMNTGESYGFGEWASKLGKLDYMVGVGAMRTYVSQGNAKQVKYIFRPTIQLGYHFNNYLSIRYKAYMGGYAPSLAELSDVEQHIDIYQIRRGNPNLQAVRFFSNELSISVGSKYISAEWFTRYSYDDKPYMEETTYSNGFYIRSYANQRGFHRLNSQINLKVQPWKDYISIQLTPFVNRYISNGNTYTHTHTNWGLRANLMGMYKNWYVGANLETSFHGLWGETLNKDEKSHSIVFGYNREEWGVELQLQNIFSSRYEMSVENLSQLAPYNQMVWSKNLCKVFGIDFHFNLNFGKHGSEVNQRIHNSDTDAGIVPTTK; encoded by the coding sequence ATGAAAAAAGAAATTCTTACACTGTTCATGTCTGGCTGTTCTGTTATCCTTGCTGCACAAACTACGGGAACGGTAGTAGATGAAAACAAGCAACCATTACCAGCTGCAACGGTTTCGTTGTTTCGTGAAAGCGAAAATAAGATGATTAGTGGAGTAGTAACTGATATGAATGGCGGCTTTGAACTGAATACGCATGAAGGAGAGAGCTATAGAATAAGGATATCCTTTGTAGGGTATTCTACACAGGAAATTAAATGCCAAAACATTTCTAAGCATCTATCGGTGGGCACAATAGTGTTGGAGCCAGAGAGTAAGCAGCTTAATGATGTGACCGTGACAGCCAATAACGTAATACAAAAAGTTGACCGACAAATTATTATCCCTAATCTGCTTCAGCAAAAAACATCAAGCAATGGTTTAAGTTTGTTGCAGCATCTTCAGCTATCACGCATTTCAGTAAAAACTCTCGACAGTAAGGTGACTACCACTATGGGGGATGCAGTAGAGTTGCGTATTAATGGTGTAAAGGCAGAGATACAGGAGGTGAAGGCTCTCTTGCCGGCAGATGTGTTGAAAATAGAATATCATGATAACCCTGGTTTACGATATGGAAATGTAGCTGCCGTAATTGATATTATCTTAAAGGAAAAGAAGAATGGAGGAAGTATCTCCGGAGAGTTGATGAACACTATTAACCCTTTAGGTATAGGAGATTATCAGCTATCGGGTAATTATCATGTAGGTAAGTCAAACTTTAAGACGTCTATAAACTGGAATCGGCGTGATATAAACTGGTTACGTGAAAACATGGAGGCTTTCAATGCAACGACACCCTGTATCAACAACTATGAGATAGGGCAAAAGACAAAGGCACGATATGATAACATCAATCTATCCATAGGATATGATTACATACATAGGGGGAACATATTGAGTGTTACTTTTCGTGATTTATATAACAATACGCCTCATGCGGTATTTGATAGAAATTCCAAACTTATTCAGAATAGCAACACATTCGATATCATGGACCGCACCAAGTCAAGGAGCAACAATCCATCGTTAGATATTTATTATCAACATGAGTTTACCAAGGATAAGCATCTTTTCTTTGACCTGATAGGAACATATATCAATACTAAGAACGACCGTTTATATCGCCAATCTCAGGGAAATTCGGTACAGGAAATATCTTCTCATGTCGATGGTAATAAATATTCGGCTATAGCTGAGGTTATTTACGAGCAGACAATCAAGGATTCGCGGTTGTCATTCGGTCTGCGCCATCAGCAGATGTACACAAAAAATGCATACGATGGAAACACATCCTCAAGTGTAAAGATGAATACAGGTGAGAGTTATGGTTTTGGAGAATGGGCTTCAAAGTTAGGGAAACTGGATTATATGGTAGGTGTAGGTGCTATGAGAACCTATGTTAGTCAAGGAAATGCCAAACAGGTAAAATATATATTTCGCCCGACTATTCAGCTGGGGTACCATTTCAACAATTATCTGTCAATACGTTATAAAGCCTACATGGGAGGCTACGCACCCTCACTTGCCGAATTAAGCGATGTTGAACAACACATAGACATTTACCAAATACGCCGTGGAAATCCAAATCTACAGGCAGTCAGATTTTTCTCTAATGAACTATCAATTAGCGTAGGATCAAAATATATTAGTGCAGAATGGTTTACTCGTTATAGCTATGATGATAAACCATATATGGAAGAAACAACTTATTCGAATGGCTTCTATATTAGGAGTTATGCCAATCAAAGAGGCTTCCATCGTCTGAACTCTCAAATAAACCTAAAAGTACAACCTTGGAAGGATTATATATCCATTCAATTAACCCCATTTGTTAATCGCTATATCAGCAATGGCAATACTTATACGCATACACATACTAACTGGGGTTTGCGTGCCAACTTAATGGGAATGTACAAGAATTGGTATGTAGGCGCCAATCTTGAGACAAGTTTTCATGGACTGTGGGGGGAGACACTTAACAAAGATGAGAAATCACATAGTATAGTTTTTGGGTACAATAGAGAAGAATGGGGTGTAGAACTCCAGTTGCAGAACATCTTCAGTTCACGTTATGAAATGTCTGTAGAAAATCTTTCCCAGCTTGCTCCTTATAATCAAATGGTATGGTCGAAAAATCTATGTAAGGTTTTTGGCATAGACTTTCATTTCAACCTAAACTTTGGAAAGCATGGCTCTGAGGTGAACCAACGTATTCATAACTCTGATACTGATGCAGGTATTGTACCAACAACAAAGTAG
- a CDS encoding M16 family metallopeptidase: protein MLMNKRIINALVLLLLVTGAMAQNVTTDNSFRIGKLKNGMTYYIRHNAKEKGIADFYIAQRVGSILEEPNQRGLAHFLEHMAFNGSKNFKNTPSSPSIVHWCEAHGIKFGTNLNAYTSVDETVYNVSSVPVKHEATIDSTLLILHDWSHYLDLEDKEIDKERGVIHEEWRTRRAGMASQRLMEEALPIIYRGTKYEDCLPIGKMEIVDNFPYKALRDYYHKWYRPDLQAIIVVGDIDVDQMEKKIQSVFSAIPMPENAAHREYFPVSDNDKMIVASLKDSEQPIMLVTLYMKREATPDSEKFSVKYQRDGYVDDLVSYMIGERLNEMQDKNPKPCLSASARMGQFLISRTKDAFVLSFGARQEDVKGSFDAAVGTIEQIRQHGFTPSELARAKAFRQKVIDRQYNERNDRRNSYYVRRAKQNFLDNEPITTEAYDKQLDAQFDKEVTLDEVNAAMREAITNKNQVLVVYSPDKAGVNVPSDAQFEKMVLDAQAKSYPKYVEKKLDDKLIETLPKKGRIKSEKAGLHGTTEITLSNGVKVYFKKTDYQKDAVTLNFFAEGGSSLYPVKDLINTQFISAAVKEGGVGRFSATELNKFLAGKTVRINAGVGNETQSISGNSSIKDIRTLFELTYLYFTNLRRDDQAFQSELNRMRSFLTNREASPNVSYNDSIAAIVYGNSPRVQPLKAASLDKVSYDRILEIYKERFSNASNFKMIVMGNIDIAQLRPLLEQYIATLPSTGKKETFAKTYPDVRNCNETHHFEKKMKTPLARVTVFYTWDEPYTAKSDLELDVFKRVLSIAYTDSVREEKGGVYGVKLQQSLSATSNPHALLKIAFDTDPDKYNMVMPIITKQIEHIANKGPEAVSLQKVKEYLLKQYDQSSVTNDYWLYVIYNQLRHGVDFDKDYKTLVRNITAADIQHIAQDLIKSNRRIEVTMQSEKGI, encoded by the coding sequence ATGTTAATGAACAAAAGAATCATCAATGCGCTTGTGCTCCTGCTCCTCGTGACAGGTGCTATGGCGCAGAATGTCACTACCGACAACAGCTTCCGCATAGGTAAGTTGAAGAACGGAATGACTTATTACATACGCCACAATGCTAAGGAGAAAGGAATAGCCGACTTCTACATTGCACAGCGTGTGGGAAGTATTCTCGAAGAACCTAACCAAAGGGGATTGGCTCACTTCCTTGAGCACATGGCTTTCAATGGAAGTAAGAACTTCAAGAATACCCCATCTTCACCAAGTATCGTTCACTGGTGTGAAGCACATGGTATCAAGTTTGGTACCAACCTCAATGCTTACACCTCCGTTGACGAAACGGTTTATAATGTCAGTTCCGTACCTGTAAAGCATGAGGCAACTATCGACTCTACCCTACTTATCCTTCATGACTGGAGCCACTATCTGGACCTTGAGGACAAAGAGATAGACAAGGAGCGTGGTGTTATCCACGAAGAGTGGCGCACACGTCGTGCTGGTATGGCTTCACAGCGCTTGATGGAAGAGGCTTTGCCGATTATCTATCGTGGTACGAAGTATGAAGACTGTCTGCCAATCGGTAAGATGGAGATTGTAGACAACTTCCCTTATAAGGCACTTCGCGACTATTACCACAAATGGTATCGCCCAGACCTGCAAGCAATCATCGTTGTGGGTGATATTGATGTAGACCAGATGGAGAAGAAGATTCAGTCTGTCTTCTCTGCTATTCCAATGCCTGAGAATGCTGCTCATCGTGAATATTTCCCAGTAAGCGACAACGACAAGATGATTGTAGCCTCATTGAAGGATTCAGAACAGCCTATCATGCTCGTTACACTTTATATGAAGCGTGAGGCGACACCTGATTCAGAGAAGTTTTCAGTAAAGTATCAGCGAGACGGATATGTTGACGACTTAGTTTCTTATATGATTGGCGAACGCCTTAACGAGATGCAGGACAAGAATCCAAAGCCTTGCTTGAGTGCTTCTGCACGTATGGGGCAGTTCTTGATTAGTCGTACAAAAGACGCTTTTGTCCTCTCTTTTGGTGCTCGTCAGGAAGATGTAAAGGGTTCGTTCGATGCAGCAGTAGGTACGATAGAGCAGATTCGTCAGCACGGTTTTACTCCGTCAGAACTTGCTCGTGCCAAAGCTTTCCGCCAGAAGGTGATTGACCGCCAATACAATGAGCGCAACGACCGTCGCAATTCATATTATGTGCGTCGTGCAAAGCAGAACTTCCTCGATAATGAACCCATCACCACCGAAGCATACGACAAGCAACTCGATGCTCAGTTCGACAAAGAGGTGACACTCGATGAGGTCAATGCAGCTATGCGTGAGGCTATCACCAACAAGAATCAAGTGCTTGTTGTCTATTCTCCAGACAAAGCTGGCGTAAATGTTCCCTCAGATGCGCAGTTTGAAAAGATGGTTCTTGATGCACAGGCAAAGTCCTACCCTAAGTATGTAGAGAAGAAGTTGGACGATAAACTTATAGAGACGTTGCCGAAGAAGGGACGTATCAAGAGTGAGAAAGCTGGTTTGCATGGAACGACAGAAATCACACTGAGCAATGGTGTGAAAGTTTACTTCAAGAAGACCGACTATCAGAAGGATGCTGTGACACTGAACTTCTTTGCAGAAGGTGGTTCTTCCCTCTATCCTGTCAAGGATTTGATTAACACACAGTTTATCTCAGCAGCTGTAAAAGAAGGTGGTGTTGGTCGTTTCAGCGCAACAGAACTCAATAAGTTCTTAGCTGGCAAGACTGTTCGTATCAACGCTGGTGTAGGCAATGAAACACAGTCTATCAGCGGTAATTCCTCTATCAAAGACATACGCACACTCTTTGAACTTACTTACTTGTATTTTACAAACTTACGTCGTGATGACCAAGCTTTCCAGTCAGAGCTCAACCGTATGCGCTCTTTCCTCACCAACCGTGAGGCAAGTCCTAACGTTAGCTACAACGACTCTATCGCTGCCATCGTTTATGGTAATTCGCCACGTGTACAACCACTCAAGGCTGCATCACTTGACAAGGTAAGCTATGACCGTATTCTTGAGATTTACAAGGAGCGTTTCAGCAATGCTTCTAACTTCAAGATGATTGTCATGGGTAATATTGACATCGCTCAGTTGCGCCCTCTCTTAGAGCAATATATTGCAACTCTGCCATCAACTGGTAAGAAGGAAACCTTTGCGAAGACTTATCCTGATGTGCGTAACTGCAACGAGACACACCACTTCGAAAAGAAGATGAAGACCCCATTGGCACGTGTAACCGTCTTCTACACATGGGACGAACCTTATACAGCGAAGTCTGATTTGGAACTCGACGTCTTCAAACGTGTACTATCAATCGCTTATACCGACTCTGTCCGTGAGGAGAAAGGTGGGGTATATGGTGTGAAACTACAGCAGAGTCTGAGCGCAACAAGTAATCCTCACGCTCTCTTGAAGATTGCCTTTGATACCGACCCAGACAAATATAACATGGTGATGCCAATCATCACCAAACAGATTGAGCACATTGCCAATAAGGGGCCAGAGGCAGTAAGCTTGCAGAAGGTGAAGGAATATCTCTTAAAGCAGTATGACCAGTCTTCTGTTACCAATGACTACTGGCTCTATGTGATATACAACCAGCTGCGCCACGGTGTAGACTTTGATAAGGACTACAAGACACTCGTGCGCAACATCACAGCTGCTGACATCCAGCATATTGCCCAAGACCTTATCAAGAGTAACCGCCGCATTGAAGTGACGATGCAGTCTGAAAAGGGAATCTAA
- a CDS encoding T9SS type A sorting domain-containing protein — protein sequence MKKISFIGLIALALSFIPLSGFAQTVQEKIITYLVLTETNGTKTEFALESYPVVTIEANDLVITCEGKKLSTALTGVQDYHFIEKKVTTSISSVPANDPKGETTTPNFSFNNAEVSGLKAGARVAIYNLNGTQISSVTADGEGRVALDFSSLPKGVYILRTPTKSFKFMNK from the coding sequence ATGAAGAAAATAAGTTTTATAGGGCTTATCGCTTTGGCACTGTCGTTCATACCCCTTAGTGGCTTTGCACAGACAGTACAAGAGAAGATAATCACCTACCTTGTCTTGACCGAGACGAATGGAACAAAGACCGAGTTTGCTTTGGAATCATACCCAGTTGTAACAATAGAGGCTAACGACCTTGTTATTACTTGTGAGGGTAAGAAGTTATCAACAGCACTAACAGGCGTGCAGGACTACCACTTCATTGAGAAAAAGGTTACAACAAGCATCAGTAGTGTTCCTGCAAATGACCCAAAAGGTGAGACAACAACTCCAAATTTCTCATTCAATAATGCAGAAGTAAGTGGATTGAAAGCAGGTGCAAGAGTGGCTATTTACAATCTTAATGGTACACAAATCAGCTCTGTAACAGCAGATGGTGAGGGACGAGTTGCCCTTGATTTCTCGTCTTTACCTAAGGGTGTCTACATCCTCCGTACACCTACCAAGAGTTTTAAGTTTATGAATAAGTAA
- a CDS encoding DUF4876 domain-containing protein, which yields MKKILLLLVAMFAFIGNINAQTWNMVVTHNDGTVQVIKASDVKNVTFQLPDQNADQIIIKELYTTGVPDDKDPKKFFQSDKGFILYNNGGKTAVISNLAIGMLDPYNAHAANAWYSASATEPSYISEKWVPAACGIWYFQNSLVIEPYSQVVINCMGAIDNTKTYSKSVNYANKDYYTMYDPESGFNMTSYYPTPADVIPASQYLKAVKFGQANAWPLSQTSPAFFIFQTKNTTPAAFANDANNITYAPDKPKTKVYAVLKVPTDWILDGVEVYQEIKESESKKRFGSDVDAGYVKQTIKLGHSVYRNVDAVATKKIEGNADKLVYNYQYGADPSHIDAEASMKKGAKIVYMDTNNSTADFHERSQFSLRDK from the coding sequence ATGAAGAAAATATTACTTCTCCTTGTTGCCATGTTCGCTTTCATTGGCAACATCAATGCACAAACATGGAATATGGTTGTGACACATAACGATGGTACTGTTCAAGTTATCAAGGCTTCAGATGTAAAGAACGTTACCTTTCAGTTACCTGATCAGAATGCTGACCAGATTATCATCAAAGAATTGTACACAACAGGTGTACCAGACGATAAAGACCCCAAGAAGTTCTTCCAATCTGACAAGGGTTTTATCCTCTACAACAATGGTGGTAAGACAGCGGTAATCAGCAACTTGGCTATTGGTATGTTAGATCCATACAATGCACATGCTGCAAATGCATGGTATAGTGCAAGTGCGACAGAGCCATCTTACATATCAGAGAAATGGGTTCCAGCAGCTTGTGGTATATGGTACTTCCAGAATTCATTGGTGATTGAACCTTACTCACAGGTTGTTATTAACTGTATGGGAGCAATAGATAACACCAAGACCTATTCAAAGAGCGTTAACTATGCCAACAAGGACTACTATACAATGTATGATCCAGAGTCTGGTTTCAACATGACATCCTATTATCCAACACCAGCTGATGTTATCCCAGCCAGCCAATACCTTAAGGCTGTAAAATTTGGACAAGCTAATGCTTGGCCACTTAGTCAGACATCTCCAGCTTTCTTTATCTTCCAGACAAAGAACACAACACCTGCCGCTTTCGCAAATGATGCAAACAATATCACATATGCACCAGACAAGCCAAAGACAAAAGTTTATGCTGTTTTGAAAGTTCCTACAGACTGGATACTCGATGGTGTTGAGGTTTATCAGGAAATTAAAGAGAGCGAGAGTAAGAAGCGTTTCGGCTCTGACGTAGATGCTGGTTATGTAAAACAGACTATCAAACTTGGTCATAGTGTATATCGTAATGTGGATGCTGTAGCTACAAAGAAGATTGAAGGCAATGCCGATAAGTTGGTTTATAACTATCAGTATGGCGCAGACCCAAGTCATATCGACGCTGAAGCATCTATGAAGAAGGGTGCAAAGATTGTCTACATGGACACAAACAACTCTACTGCTGACTTCCACGAGCGCAGTCAGTTCTCACTTAGAGACAAGTAA